Proteins encoded by one window of Streptomyces sp. NBC_01571:
- a CDS encoding DUF6458 family protein, producing MGLGGCIILIGAGAILTFATDWHMKGVNLDLVGIIFMVVGLIGVLTFNSIARRRRVVVPPSTPVIEEERHPRGGYGV from the coding sequence ATGGGCCTGGGCGGCTGCATCATCCTGATCGGCGCGGGGGCCATCCTCACGTTCGCGACCGACTGGCACATGAAGGGGGTCAACCTCGACCTGGTCGGCATCATCTTCATGGTCGTCGGACTGATCGGGGTACTGACGTTCAACAGCATCGCGAGGAGGCGGCGCGTGGTGGTGCCGCCGAGCACCCCGGTGATCGAGGAGGAGCGGCACCCCCGCGGCGGATACGGCGTGTGA